In Odontesthes bonariensis isolate fOdoBon6 chromosome 22, fOdoBon6.hap1, whole genome shotgun sequence, one genomic interval encodes:
- the psmb7 gene encoding proteasome subunit beta type-7 isoform X1 translates to MATLAVSRPPFGGFSFENCKRNAVLEGEANKLGCCLPAARKTGTTICGVVFKDGVVLGADTRATEGMIVADKNCSKIHYISPNIYCCGAGTAADTEMTTQIISSNLELHALSTGRVPRVATANRMLKQMLFRYQGYIGAALVLGGVDCNGPHLYSIYPHGSTDKLPYVTMGSGSLAAMAVFEDRYKPNMEEEEAKRLVRDAIAAGIFNDLGSGSNIDVCVITKGNVDYVRPLDEANKKGIRQNELEALQLAGDYKYKRGTTAVLTKAVTPLDLELVEESVQTMDTS, encoded by the exons ATGGCGACATTAGCTGTGAGCCGACCTCCTTTCGGTGGATTCAGTTTCGAAAACTGCAAACG AAATGCAGTTTTGGAAGGTGAAGCTAACAAATTGGGATGTTGTTTGCCTGCTGCTCGAAAAACAGGAACTACCATCTGTGGCGTTGTCTTCAAG GATGGTGTTGTCCTCGGAGCTGACACCAGAGCCACTGAGGGCATGATAGTGGCAGACAAGAACTGCTCCAAGATCCACTACATCTCGCCCAACATTTA CTGCTGTGGGGcaggaacagctgcagacacagaAATGACCACTCAGATCATCTCTTCCAACCTGGAGCTGCACGCCCTCTCCACAGGCCGGGTGCCACGCGTGGCCACTGCCAATCGCATGCTCAAACAAATGCTGTTCAG GTATCAGGGCTACATTGGTGCTGCTTTGGTTCTGGGTGGAGTAGACTGCAATGGTCCTCATCTTTACAGCATCTATCCTCATGGCTCCACTGACAAGCTGCCCTACGTCACCATGG GCTCTGGGTCCCTGGCTGCCATGGCTGTGTTTGAAGACCGCTACAAGCCGAACATGGAG GAAGAAGAAGCGAAGCGACTGGTGCGTGACGCCATCGCTGCAGGGATCTTTAATGATCTGGGCTCTGGCAGCAACATTGACGTGTGTGTTATAACTAAGGGCAATGTGGACTACGTCAGGCCCCTGGATGAGGCCAACAAGAAGGGGATCAG ACAAAATGAGCTAGAGGCCTTGCAGCT AGCTGGTGATTACAAGTACAAAAGGGGAACCACAGCTGTGTTGACGAAGGCTGTGACCCCGCTGGACCTGGAGCTGGTTGAGGAGTCTGTCCAAACTATGGATACCTCCTAA
- the psmb7 gene encoding proteasome subunit beta type-7 isoform X2 gives MATLAVSRPPFGGFSFENCKRNAVLEGEANKLGCCLPAARKTGTTICGVVFKDGVVLGADTRATEGMIVADKNCSKIHYISPNIYCCGAGTAADTEMTTQIISSNLELHALSTGRVPRVATANRMLKQMLFRYQGYIGAALVLGGVDCNGPHLYSIYPHGSTDKLPYVTMGSGSLAAMAVFEDRYKPNMEEEEAKRLVRDAIAAGIFNDLGSGSNIDVCVITKGNVDYVRPLDEANKKGIRAGDYKYKRGTTAVLTKAVTPLDLELVEESVQTMDTS, from the exons ATGGCGACATTAGCTGTGAGCCGACCTCCTTTCGGTGGATTCAGTTTCGAAAACTGCAAACG AAATGCAGTTTTGGAAGGTGAAGCTAACAAATTGGGATGTTGTTTGCCTGCTGCTCGAAAAACAGGAACTACCATCTGTGGCGTTGTCTTCAAG GATGGTGTTGTCCTCGGAGCTGACACCAGAGCCACTGAGGGCATGATAGTGGCAGACAAGAACTGCTCCAAGATCCACTACATCTCGCCCAACATTTA CTGCTGTGGGGcaggaacagctgcagacacagaAATGACCACTCAGATCATCTCTTCCAACCTGGAGCTGCACGCCCTCTCCACAGGCCGGGTGCCACGCGTGGCCACTGCCAATCGCATGCTCAAACAAATGCTGTTCAG GTATCAGGGCTACATTGGTGCTGCTTTGGTTCTGGGTGGAGTAGACTGCAATGGTCCTCATCTTTACAGCATCTATCCTCATGGCTCCACTGACAAGCTGCCCTACGTCACCATGG GCTCTGGGTCCCTGGCTGCCATGGCTGTGTTTGAAGACCGCTACAAGCCGAACATGGAG GAAGAAGAAGCGAAGCGACTGGTGCGTGACGCCATCGCTGCAGGGATCTTTAATGATCTGGGCTCTGGCAGCAACATTGACGTGTGTGTTATAACTAAGGGCAATGTGGACTACGTCAGGCCCCTGGATGAGGCCAACAAGAAGGGGATCAG AGCTGGTGATTACAAGTACAAAAGGGGAACCACAGCTGTGTTGACGAAGGCTGTGACCCCGCTGGACCTGGAGCTGGTTGAGGAGTCTGTCCAAACTATGGATACCTCCTAA